Genomic segment of Mytilus edulis chromosome 12, xbMytEdul2.2, whole genome shotgun sequence:
cgattagtttatgtgaaagattttaactgattaagatattaaaaacgctctgattcaagcttagatatgaaaaatctatcaaatatgccccaaaacgtcacttttcagacggtttttgtcaaaaatgaaagtgatcgcatccgtgttcatcctcaacctttatacatgtttttttattatcattaaatacaacttacatttcaatattatgaatgaacacgaatgcggccactttcattttagacggaaaccgtctaaaaattaaccaaaattctaaaattttgaagatttcagtaatttagcatgactttatgatgctagaacgcgatatgtgtgcattgtattgtcaaaaacagctcatatttaagTAGCAggagcattttactttccaaaatatagcttaaagattagatttcacaattttctaaaactgatatattttggggccaaaaagggggcttactgaacctactcctttcgtACGATGCTTgcacaacattgattgtctgtcgtaCGACAGTTGTACGTTCGTCGTGCAACATATTTTTGTCCACGACCACAGTGACGTCTCCAGTAGTTTCCGAATCTTCATATGCTTCAGCTTGTGGTAGGAGGTCCTCCGTCTGGTCAACATCATCCACGTTTACTGCTACCACCTTTCTTTTGTTAAGTTGTCTTTTCGGGGGCATCCTGGTTTAAATTCACTGAACATTTATAATATGAACTAATACGAAAAACGTCGTTTACTTGGAACGGACTTATCATAACACTTAGCAATATTTAAAGCAAATGGCAAACGGCACGCAATAAATCGGGCCTTCTTTATATACCAGTAGGCCGGAGTCAAACGCGCGAGTGATCCACGACTATTGTGTGACAGGCGTACGGCAGTGACACGACAGTAAAACGCGTATTCCATGTCATGAAAACCTGAGAAATAGCCCCAAACAACTCTCGATTGTCGTACGACTGTCGCACGACCGACTTGCGACAGACCCACGACAGTACAATTACAAATCGGTTTTTTTTCTGTCGTGTACTTATCGTtgacatgtcgtagctgatgtgaccactcgaaatattttttttgacattttgcacgacagtgCCACGACAACTATTTTATGGATCTTTcacgacaaaaaatcgtacgatctgttgtgaccggggcttcagacacaaaaaaaaccaacgaaGAACTAGAAAAACTtaagacattttatttcattttgtttgtttgtaaatacTTACTGTTTGTCTGGAAGATAGTTGGGACACATTGAAATCGTATAAATGTACATGAAACAGAAAACGAAGAAACGCAATCAATTTATTGCAAAACCATGAGACGGGACTAATACCTACTTAATGATCAGTatacacatacttttttgttttattttcattgtcaattatttttttatgccccacctacgatagtagaggggcattatgttttctggtctgtgcgtccttcagtccgtccgtccgtccgttcgtcccacttcaggttaaagtttttggtcaaggtagtttttgatgaagctgaagtccaatcaacttgaaacttagtacacatgttcccttttggtttatctttttacttttaaggccaaattagattttttacccaatttcacggtccattgaacatggaaaatgataatgcgggtggggcatccgtgtactttggacacattcttgttttgttttaatttaattagcACCATcttatttttcattctttattatGCTTTATATTTTCCTCTACATTATTTGTTGTTCTGGTCTATTTTGCTGAAACATTATTCGCTTTTTTATCAACCCCAACCAGACCCTCGTATCTTGAAATAACAGATTAACAACGATCATATCGCTTGATATATGATTAGCTTCCCATTGTTCCACATTCTTAATCAAGATTTCAGCAGCAAATATCTCAATTATCTTTATGATTTAACACCCCATGATTCTATTCTTGTTTTTGCCATGTTTTTGTAGAATTGGCCTATTATTCTCTAATATGTGAACTCCATGCAGACCCTTAATAGAGAGTTGGTATAAAATGGTCAATTTGTTCCTATAGATAACTACACACCAATTTCTGTTTGCGTCTCCTATATTTGTAAATTAGCGATTATTCAATGAACATACGAATATGTGAATAGTAACGATAAAAATTAGACTCCACAACGGCAGTAAAACAGATTCAGCATAACCTTCACTTATTTTTGCCTATATCcctcttttattttttgtgtttgtctATTTCGCTGTAAAACCATTATTCGATATTCTATTAACCCCATCAGGACCCTCGTATCTAGAAataagcgaaaaaaaaaaaagaacacgaTGTTTGATCCAAGTTTGCACATCCGTCTCATTTGTGTGCATTGTAACCGGATACCGGACGATTTAACAAGACTATAAGACAAAAAATACCTTGTGCATGTTAACGCAACAATTAAGCTTTTGTACAGGTAGACATGGATCTGGTACAGTAGATACGGGGAAGGGTTAATCGAAATATgcattatttaatgtttttttaccatttttctaatttttattttctaatttcagCCCTAATAAATCTATTTTCTTTATAGCATACAAAACACCCCTTGATTATATCCTTGTTTTACCATGTGTTTATAGAATTGGCCTATTATGGTAACTCCATGCAGACCTTCAATTGAGAGTTGGTCTAAAAAGGTCAATTTGTTCCTATAGGTGACTAAACACTAATGCCTTTTTGCGtctcatatatatttgtaaattagCGATTGTTCAATAAACAAACGAACATGTTAAAAGTAACGATATAAAATGTCAATTGGTTCGTCTGGACGCAAGTGGGGACACAATGACATATGCCATTTAAATAATGCATGAAAAAGAAGAACAGAGACACGAGACTTATACCATAGTTAATTTCATGCTAGAAACAACACAGACTTGATAAAAGAATTGCCTTTCATTTTCTAACCATCCTTGAACTTTTGTGAATTTCACAAATGACAAATTGCGTAATAATGTCTTCAAGGCAGTATTGTCTTCAATACAGTGTCAGGGTATTCATTAGGCTCCACAACGGCAGTAAACCAGTGTCAacataacttttatttctatgaatcattttaaacacaaaaaagaAGAACCAGAAAAACTGAAGACATTTTATtccattttgttgttgttggttagttataacgtaaaaaatgacaatttatttgtCTGGAAAATAACACTGTGACATAGAGCGGGATAATTATACATGAAACAGAAAACGAATAAACTTTGAGACGAGACTATTACCTACTTAATGATAATTAAAACGTACAATATATACTTTATTTTCATTGCCAATTAATTTATATTCTTTAGTTTTAGCACCATcttatttttcattctttatttttgcctattttcttcaatattattttttttctgatctATTTTGCTATAAACCCATTATTCGCTTTTCTAGCAACACCACCCAGACCCTCGCATCTCGAAAAAACCTATGGAAAAAGAACATGTCTTTTGATCCAAGTTTGCACATCCGTTTCATGTTCCTGCATTATAATCGTATACCGGACGTTTTTACTAACACATGattgttatcaaaagtaccaggattataatttaatatgccagacgcgcgtttcgtctacatatgattATCAGTGagactcagatcaaaatagttaagaagccaaacaagtacaaagttggatgtgcattgatgaccaaaaattccccaaaaagtgtctaatacagctaaagtaatctatgtctgggataagaaaatccttagttttcgaaaaaatcaaagtttcgTTAACGGGAAAttgtataaaaatgaccatatatttgatattcatttcagcaccgaagtgctgactacctggctggtgataccctcggggatgaaacgtcccCCATCAGTGTACTTGTGCATGTTAAAGTAACAATGAAGTTTCCGTACAGGTAAAGTAGATCTAGTTCACAGTAGATACGGGAAAGGGGTACCTAAAATATGtatattgtaatgtttttaaccattttttctcAATTCTTCATTACTTTTGCCCATTTTTCTCATTCTGTATATAATTAGCATCTCCTTGTTCTATACTCTTAATCAAGATTTCAGCAGCAAATAGTTCAATTATCTTTATATTTCAACACTCCATGAATCTATTCtggttttaaaaatgtttctgtAGTATTGGTCTTATATTCCCTATGCTGTAAAATCAATCCATACCCTCAATAGAGAGTTGGTATACAAAGGTCAATTTGTTCCTATAGATGACTAAACACAAATTCCTTTTTACGTCTCATGTATTTGTAAATTAGCGATTGTTCAATGAACATACAATCCATACCCTCAATAGAGAGCTGTAAAATCAATCCATATCCTCAATAGAGAGTTGGTATACAAAGATCAATTAGTTCCTATAGATGACTATACACAAATTCCTTTTTACGTCTCATGTATTTGTAAATTAGCGATTGTTCAATGAACAGGCAATCCATACCCTCAATAGAGAGTTGGTATACAAAGGTCAATTTGTTCCTATAGATGACTAAACACAAATTCCTTTTTCATCTCATGTATTTGTAAATTAGCGATTGTTCAATGAACATACGAACATGTAATTAGTAAcgataaaaatgtcaatttattcGTCTGGACGATAGTAGGGACACATTGACATATTCCATTTTAATAAATGCATGGGACAAAAAAAGAAGCAGCCCAATCAATTTATTGCACGAGTTAATTGCACGAAGGAAACCACACAGCCTTGTTCAAAGTGATTTCACCCATTATCTTACTATCCTTGAACTTTTGTTAATTTCACAAACGATAAATTGCGTAATAATTTCTTTTAAACAGTGTCAGGGTATTCATTGGGCTCCACAACTACAGTAGAACAGTTTCAGTAAACCCTTCACTTATAAATCAGTTTAGACAAAAAATCTGAAGAaattatcatttcatatttttccctattgttttttaatctttggaAAATAATAACCGCGAAAATGTCAATTTATTCGTTTGGACGATATTAAGGACATATTGACATTGACCAAGATATTTGTACTTGAAACAAATTACAAAGAAACACAATCAATGTATTGCAAAGTCACGATACTAATATCTTAGTTTATTGCATGAAAGAAACAACACAgacttgataaaaaaaagatttccTTCCATTTTCTATCCAGCCTGGaacttttgttaattttacaaacGATAAATTGCGTATTAATGTCTTTTAAACATTGTCAAGGTATTCATTAGGCTCCACAACGACATTAAAACAGATTCAACATAACCGTCACTTACTAGTATATAAGTGAATTCTTTTAGACACAAGAACCAAAAACACTGATgacattttcatacatttttttgtggaaaataaaagCGGTATTAATGTCAATGCATTCGTCTCGAAGATAGTGAGGACACGAAGATAGTGGGGACACGAAGAAAGTGGGGACACGAAGAAAGTAGGGACAAATTGACCAAGATAATTATGCATGAAACAGATAACGAAGAAACGCAAATAATTTATTGCAAAACCATGAGACGAGACATGATACCGTACTTAGTTAAAACGTACAACATgtacctcattttcattgtcgAATGATTACTATTCCTTAGTTTTAGCACCAtctatttttcattcattattttatcTATATTATTCTGTTGTTCTGTTTTTTTTGCTATAAACACATTATTCGCTATTCTATCAACCCAATTCAGACCCTCTTATTTCGAAATAACAGATAACATAAGAACATGTCCTTTGATCCAAGTTTGCACATTCGTTTGATTTCCTTATATTGCAATCGAGAATACCggacatttttacaaaaaataccgTGTTCATGTTAACATAACAATTAACGCTTCCGTACAGGTAGAAATAGGTCTTGTTTAGTATATAGGGGGAAGGGgtactttaaatatttattttttctcaattcTATATTAATTATACTAATTCTTTTCCATTTTGTATATAATTCGCAATTTCTTGTTTTATATTCTTGATCAAAATTTCAGCAGCAAATAGTTCTATTATCTTTATAATTTAGCACCCCATGGATTTATTCTGGTTTTAACCATGTTTTTTTTAGTATTGGTTCATTATTATCTATTCTGTAAGCTCCAATGTAGACCCTCAATAGAGAGACGGTATAAAAAGTCAATTTTCTATTATAGATGACCAAACAGCAATTGCTTTTTTGCGtctcatatatatttttaaattagcGATTGTTCATTGAACATACGAACATATCAATAGTAACGATGAAAATGTCTGGACGCTAGTGCGGAGAAATTGACATATGCCATTTAAATTATGTATGAAACAGAAATATATGAAGCACAATCTATTCATTTCAGTCACGAAAATGATACCTTATAGTTAAAAACACTATAGAAATAACACAGACTTGATCTAAGAATTTCCTCCCATTATCTTTCCCGCCTTGAACTTTTGCTAATCTCACAAAGTTAACGATACGTTGcgtaataaatttctttaaaacagtGCCAAGGTATTCAGGTATTCATTAGGCTCCAAAGCGACAGTAAATAGTCTCAGCATAGCATTTACTTATAAATCATTttagacaaagaaacaaaaacataaaaggaACCAGAAAAAACTGAAAATTGTTTTTGTTGGTAAATAAAAACGGTAGAAATTTATTTGTCTGGAAGATAATTGGGACACCTTGACATAGACCAAGATAATTATGCATTAAACAGAAGACGACGCGATGAAATCAATTTCATTGCAAAACAATAAGACGAGACTAATAcctatttaattaaaatgaacaaCACAGATTTGATCAACGAATTTCCTCTTTTTTTATCCATCCTTAAGCTTTACGATGATTTCAAAAACCACAAGTTGCATAATGCTTACATTAGAAACAGTGTCTTGATACTGTATCCATTAGACCCAACAACAGCAATACAAATAATGGAGATACGTTATTGCCATCATGTTAAACCATGTATGTATCTGCCAGTCCCAAACCAgcagcctataattcagtggttgtcgtttgttgctgtgttacttaTTTGTGTTTCGTTCTATTTTCTTAGCATTGATTATGCCgtaatttttctcgtttgaattgttttatatttgtgattttatggCTGATAATGCAGTATGTATGGACTTTGTTAatattgaaggccatacggtgacctaaagttgttaactTTTATATCATTGAGTCTctgaaggagagttgtctcatcagcaatcaTACCTAATGTTCCTATTTTATACctaaaaatttttttaaatgccaaattCCATCGGTCGACATAAGAATGAAATTAATTATTGACACCTGGGAATAACAGATCACAGACTGCACATCCGTTTCCGTCGCTATCATATTGTTAGCTAGTTAATCTGTTCTTGAAGTGACGAATACATTATGCATGCTAGCGTAATAAGCTTCCGAACAAAGAGACTTCGTATGACAAGGTAAATTTGTCCTAAACACTACTTTCTTATTTCGTctcatatttgtaaacaaactcaTAATCATACTTAAAATACGCATACTGTGATACTGTGAATATTTATAGATATTGAAAGCTCTTTCTATAATGGTGCGTTGTAAATTAATTTAGGGGAAAATGACTCAACTGTAGCGCCAAAATttggagtaggggcaataagggcCAAAATCGGCCCCAGCCTAGaacaaattcattttttctgaaaatcaTGCCTAAACTATCCAATTTATAGAACAGAAAAGATTTTGTTCATATCTCAAGCCGTTTTTGCGCACGAAACTTTTAAAACTGATgacagataaataaaaatatcgtCTATTTTCatggaatatttttatttgtagctGTTTTGAAGTATCAATGTAGCATATACTATTTTAACATTCAGTTGATTAAGGAAATGCTATTTTTCAACTCATACAGTGTACAAATgctattttatgatatttctttaaaattcaatAAACTTACAATAACATGGTTACCGTTGCTATGGCAACAGAAACATACCTAAAAATAATCAAATCCTAGATAAGCGCTTTCAGATACATGAGATAGCTTGCAATGGGTGTTTAAATGTTGGACGATatatttttctctctcttttaaGACCTCTGGATCAATATATTTTCGATTTTCAATATAAACATGGTAAAACCTaggttttttttctcgaaattatTGGACTTAACAAAACCACAGTTATTTCATAAGGTTAAAtagaagaaatatttttttccttattgaGGAAAAATTCaataatagaattgtttaaaattaaaggagaaaattgtttttcataaatatttcagaAACATCAAATCAAAATGTCAGTAATAGGCCCTGTTTCCATGAAGAAAACAAAACCCAACAAATTGTCCTATAAAATTCTGTATGatcatttgaaaatgataattctctctaaatattttaaatacactTGAAGACACTTAATTTTTGAAAAGgagcaattttaaatttcaagtcttgtTTGTTAATGATACTTTCTACAATATTCTTAAACCAAGATTATTTTTCTAAGATGCCCAGAAATATGCCCAGAAAAAGAATCAGATCTACCGTGAACAGTATaccaattcgaaaaaaaaaatatatctgctTTTTTATCAATTGATTTGTTATTGGGTCCTTATCTATATTAATTCTCACTTAGAACTTTCATAGGTCTCCGTTTAATGTGGACATCTACACTGGAAATAGAATTAACAATAGGCATATGCATACAGTATTTTTATCAAAGAATCTTGTAAAATATTCATCAATTCTGCATTATGTGacaaattattctttattttctgCTGTCCGCAATTTTCCTTTAGCAAGGAATGGATATACTCTAAATACCCAAGTCACAAGCTATAAAGAACATACACTGTCATTATGCCTTATCATGAACATAAGTCTTAATGAGTTATGTACctatttgttaaattttacaattaattagAAATAGTCACATGAAAAACGTGTATATGAAGAAATATGTTGAACTAGTAAATCAACATATTAGAAAACATGAAGTTATTGTCTgagaaattcaaaaaaaaaaaacacaaactacAACTTGATACGGTTGGCCGCTGACAAAATATGTACAGTATATGATTAAAAAAGGAATTAAACGTTTTGTCATTTCTtccaaattgaaaaacaaattatgaaatttCATGTCATTCACTCTTCATCATTTGCTTCCTCGTCACTTTCGTCAACAGTAACTGGATCTGGCAGGTTACGAGCGTCGAGAAGATATTTGCTCCAATCACGACAGTTTTCAAAAATGTTATCCGTGTACTTTCCAATACCAAGATACCAAATTAAGGCTGTAACATGGGAGCAGGTTCCTACAACACGACTTCCGGCTTTGCACTGGCAATACCAACCCACGACACTAATGTCATCATATTTAACCCATACACGATATCGTTTTGATGATATATGTCTTGACTGAATTTTAGCACACAAAAGATTCTCTTCATGGTCACATGTAAAAACTTCATAATTACCATCGTCATCTAGGTGTTCTCTGGTATAACATGGAGCAAGTTTTAGTTGGTAGACTCCAACAGTAATATTTCTTATATCTTCTTCTGATAAACGAGGAAAAGTAGGGGCGGATGAAGCATCAATCTTTTGCCATTTACAAGAACGTTTGTCAAGGCCTTCCTCTATTATTTTCTCATGGAGTAAGTTCTTTTGCTTTGAAAGATAAAGCATTTTAGACGCCAATTGTTCATCTTGTTCTAAGTCACCTGTATTTAGTTCTGGCCAATATTTGTTCATGATTGCACAGGCAATATTTACATAATCAGATACAAACGGAATCTGGCTATTTGGTAAAACTCTATCAAGATATTTCCATGATTTAATGCGGCCATTAACGGACTCTACCACCCAACGGATTTTTGTAACAAGTCTTGTTACGTTGCTGTCTTCAACTGGAAAT
This window contains:
- the LOC139498243 gene encoding uncharacterized protein, whose product is MYPAIIVADGTYIYIQKSSQFKFQRKCFSMHKHRPLVKPMVFVTTSGYIISVIGPYYSDGKHNDAQIMKHIIQHDIEEFKEWVTEDDIMIVDRGFRDALDLLQEMGIQTKMPAFNKKGESQFPVEDSNVTRLVTKIRWVVESVNGRIKSWKYLDRVLPNSQIPFVSDYVNIACAIMNKYWPELNTGDLEQDEQLASKMLYLSKQKNLLHEKIIEEGLDKRSCKWQKIDASSAPTFPRLSEEDIRNITVGVYQLKLAPCYTREHLDDDGNYEVFTCDHEENLLCAKIQSRHISSKRYRVWVKYDDISVVGWYCQCKAGSRVVGTCSHVTALIWYLGIGKYTDNIFENCRDWSKYLLDARNLPDPVTVDESDEEANDEE